One Gossypium hirsutum isolate 1008001.06 chromosome A11, Gossypium_hirsutum_v2.1, whole genome shotgun sequence genomic window carries:
- the LOC107935742 gene encoding putative disease resistance protein RGA3, giving the protein MKTSFMTKRRQLTPSFKDKIIGRDDDKAALLKLVLEFESEENVYIIPIVGFEGLGKTALAQFVYNDEMVKNHFELMMWVCVSDVFDIKLIVENIIKSATGQAPDQNLEMDQLQKQFREKIGGKKYLLVLDDIWNEEWEKWVSLKELLIGGARGSRIIVTTHSSKVAKITSKCQPYVLKGLSDNDAWSLFKEIAFEQRSADSTDSGFVEIGKLILKRCCGVPLVIRTIASTLSFKETKNEWLSFKDNELARISQNEGEILPTLKLSYDHLSSHLKHCFAYCRLYPKDHKIDIRTLVQFWIAQGFVKQLNPSQSLEEIGFRYFKDLVERSFFQEVEGDLMEEMRCKMHDLMHDLAESVAGMESSIIDSNKIASDVGEKCRHISINPSLILMGKFQPPLLSVGAHGGEKDGEMAIGGDGVGDVATAVQLRVLTMVAEKSAVGGGGERSWRLWINLGKEKKCKVWGFYLLKRGVWLQVLGILGLE; this is encoded by the exons ATGAAAACCTCTTTCATGACTAAAAGGAGGCAGCTAACGCCCtcttttaaagataaaataataggGAGGGACGATGATAAAGCAGCTCTTCTAAAACTTGTGTTAGAGTTTGAAAGTGAAGAGAATGTTTACATCATTCCAATTGTGGGGTTTGAAGGGTTAGGGAAGACTGCTTTGGCCCAGTTTGTCTATAATGATGAAATGGTCAAGAATCATTTTGAGTTGATGATGTGGGTGTGTGTTTCAGATGTTTTTGATATCAAATTAATTGTAGAAAACATTATCAAATCTGCAACAGGCCAAGCACCAGATCAAAATCTCGAAATGGACCAATTGCAAAAACAATTTCGAGAAAAAATTGGTGGGAAAAAATATTTGCTTGTTTTGGATGACATTTGGAATGAGGAGTGGGAAAAATGGGTTAGTTTAAAAGAGTTATTGATAGGTGGGGCTAGAGGAAGTAGGATCATAGTAACTACTCATTCTTCTAAGGTAGCCAAGATCACTAGTAAATGTCAGCCTTATGTTTTGAAAGGCTTGTCTGATAATGATGCTTGGTCTTTATTCAAAGAGATAGCATTTGAACAAAGATCTGCGGACTCAACAGATTCAGGCTTTGTGGAAATAGGAAAGCTGATTTTGAAAAGGTGTTGTGGAGTTCCTTTAGTCATAAGGACGATAGCTAGTACGTTATCTTTCAAAGAAACTAAAAATGAGTGGCTTTCTTTTAAAGATAATGAACTTGCTAGAATATCTCAGAACGAAGGTGAGATTTTACCTACACTTAAGTTGAGTTATGATCATCTCTCATCCCATTTGAAGCATTGTTTTGCTTATTGTCGATTATATCCAAAAGATCATAAAATTGATATACGAACACTTGTTCAATTTTGGATTGCACAAGGTTTCGTAAAGCAACTGAATCCAAGTCAATCTCTTGAGGAGATCGGATTTAGATATTTTAAAGATTTAGTTGAAAGAAGTTTCTTTCAAGAGGTAGAAGGAGACTTGATGGAAGAAATGAGATGTAAAATGCATGATTTAATGCATGATCTAGCTGAATCAGTAGCAGGGATGGAGAGTAGTATTATAGATTCAAATAAAATTGCAAGTGATGTTGGTGAAAAGTGTCGCCACATATCAATTAATCCTTCATTAATTCTTATGGGaaagttccagcctccg TTACTGTCAGTAGGCGCACACGGAGGAGAAAAAGATGGCGAAATGGCAATAGGTGGAGACGGGGTGGGTGACGTGGCAACGGCGGTTCAGCTTCGGGTTCTCACCATGGTGGCTGAGAAATCGGCGGTGGGTGGTGGAGGAGAAAGGAGTTGGCGGTTATGGATAAatttgggaaaagaaaaaaaatgtaaggTTTGGGGGTTTTATTTGCTGAAAAGGGGTGTTTGGCTGCAGGTTTTGGGGATTCTAGGGCTGGAATAG